The Mycobacterium paragordonae genome includes a region encoding these proteins:
- a CDS encoding FAD-binding oxidoreductase codes for MRSWWGWGTLEQALTEQETKDLVARVAAMLPGHDLTDHAPPDPNALGLPSPRITPPQSLAALCSAQVVDRAGHARGKAFRDVARNLQGRLDHLPDLIVRPRREQDVIDVLDWCTREGIPAIPYGGGSSVVGGVEPRFEGPAVTLDVSAMSAVVEVDQVSRAARIQAGALGPWIEDQLRKHNLTLRHFPQSFAFSSLGGWLATRAGGHFATLYTHIDDLTESVRVVTPAGVSESRRLPGSGAGPSPDRLFVGSEGTLGVITEAWMRLQYRPRWHVTASVAFDSWPAAVAATRTVAQAGLFPANCRLLDPAEAFLNAGAPVSGGLLVLAFESADHPIDPWLNRALEITAEHGGTVISRRNRESGSDATEDRPDDASTNWRSSFLRMPYQRDALARRGVIAETFETACTWTGFEDLHNAVTAAARDAIQKVCGTGVVTCRFTHVYPDGPAPYYGIYAAGRWGSLDAQWDEMKAAVSEAISATGGTITHHHAVGRDHRPWYDRQRPDPFAKALRATKNALDPAGILNPGVLLG; via the coding sequence ATGCGTTCGTGGTGGGGCTGGGGCACGCTCGAACAGGCACTCACTGAGCAGGAGACCAAGGATCTGGTGGCCCGGGTAGCCGCCATGCTGCCCGGTCACGACCTCACCGATCACGCTCCGCCCGACCCGAATGCGCTCGGGTTGCCCAGCCCGCGGATCACCCCGCCGCAGTCCCTGGCGGCATTGTGTTCAGCCCAGGTGGTGGACCGGGCCGGGCATGCGCGGGGAAAGGCGTTCCGCGATGTCGCGCGCAACCTGCAGGGCCGGCTTGATCATCTACCCGACCTGATCGTGCGGCCGCGGCGCGAACAGGACGTCATCGATGTGCTGGATTGGTGTACGCGCGAAGGGATTCCGGCGATTCCCTACGGCGGCGGCAGCTCCGTCGTCGGGGGTGTGGAGCCTCGCTTCGAGGGGCCCGCGGTCACGTTGGATGTCAGCGCAATGAGCGCGGTGGTCGAGGTGGATCAGGTCAGCCGCGCCGCCCGGATCCAGGCCGGCGCGCTCGGTCCGTGGATCGAGGACCAGTTGCGCAAGCACAACCTGACGTTGCGGCACTTTCCGCAGTCCTTCGCGTTCTCCAGTCTCGGCGGCTGGTTGGCCACCCGCGCCGGCGGACATTTCGCCACCCTCTACACCCACATCGACGACCTGACCGAATCGGTGCGCGTCGTCACCCCGGCGGGCGTCAGCGAGTCGCGCCGGCTGCCTGGTTCGGGCGCGGGACCATCCCCGGACCGGCTATTCGTCGGCTCCGAGGGCACTCTCGGAGTCATCACCGAGGCCTGGATGCGGCTGCAGTACCGCCCGCGCTGGCACGTCACCGCATCGGTGGCGTTCGACAGCTGGCCGGCCGCGGTCGCCGCCACCCGCACCGTCGCTCAAGCGGGTCTCTTTCCGGCGAACTGCCGGCTGCTCGACCCCGCCGAGGCTTTCCTCAACGCCGGCGCGCCGGTCAGCGGTGGGCTGCTGGTGCTGGCCTTCGAATCGGCTGACCATCCGATCGACCCCTGGCTGAACCGGGCCCTGGAGATCACCGCCGAACACGGCGGCACGGTCATCTCCCGACGCAACCGCGAATCCGGCAGTGACGCAACTGAGGACAGGCCAGATGACGCGTCGACCAACTGGCGCTCGTCGTTCCTGCGGATGCCTTACCAACGAGATGCCCTGGCGCGCCGCGGCGTTATTGCCGAGACATTCGAAACCGCTTGCACCTGGACCGGATTCGAGGACCTGCATAACGCCGTGACCGCCGCCGCCCGGGACGCGATCCAGAAGGTCTGCGGTACGGGGGTGGTGACCTGCCGGTTCACCCATGTCTATCCCGACGGCCCGGCGCCCTATTACGGCATCTACGCCGCCGGGCGCTGGGGCTCGCTGGACGCGCAGTGGGACGAGATGAAAGCCGCTGTCTCCGAAGCGATCAGCGCCACCGGCGGCACCATCACCCATCACCACGCGGTCGGTCGCGACCATCGCCCGTGGTACGACCGGCAGCGCCCCGACCCGTTCGCAAAGGCGTTGCGCGCCACCAAAAACGCGCTGGACCCGGCCGGAATCCTCAATCCCGGAGTGCTACTGGGATAG
- a CDS encoding FAD-dependent oxidoreductase has translation MRPYHVAIVGSGPSGFFAAASLLKAADSTDEIEVAVDMLEMLPTPWGLVRSGVAPDHPKIKSISKQFEKTATDPRFRFFGNVAVGEHVHAQELAEHYDAVIYAVGAQSDKPLNIPGENLAGSISAVDFVGWYNAHPHFEEKTPNLSGARALVVGNGNVAIDVARILVTDPDVLALTDIADHALESLRPRGVEEVVIIGRRGPLQTAFTTLELRELGELEGVDVIVDPAQFEGITDEDAEAAGKTTKQNIKVLRGYAEREPRPGHRRIVFRFLTSPIEIKGEERVEHIVLGRNELVTDESGWVSAKDTGEREELPVQLVVRSVGYRGVPTPGLPFDEKRGTIPNTGGRVEGSRNEYVVGWIKRGPTGVIGTNKSDSQETVDTLIADLAGAEVADFPDDHADQLSAWLSERQPKVITSEHWDVIDQFERTAGEPHGRPRVKLPNLARLLHIGHG, from the coding sequence ATGCGTCCCTATCACGTCGCCATCGTCGGCTCCGGGCCGTCGGGCTTCTTCGCCGCCGCGTCCCTACTGAAGGCGGCTGACTCGACCGACGAGATCGAGGTGGCCGTCGACATGCTCGAGATGCTGCCGACACCGTGGGGGCTGGTGCGCTCCGGCGTCGCCCCCGACCACCCCAAGATCAAGTCGATCAGCAAACAGTTCGAGAAGACCGCAACCGACCCCCGCTTCCGGTTCTTCGGCAACGTGGCCGTGGGCGAACACGTCCACGCGCAGGAACTCGCCGAGCACTATGACGCGGTGATCTATGCCGTGGGCGCCCAGTCGGACAAACCGTTGAACATCCCCGGCGAGAACCTGGCGGGGAGCATCTCCGCGGTGGACTTCGTCGGCTGGTACAACGCGCACCCGCACTTCGAGGAGAAGACACCGAACCTGTCGGGCGCCCGGGCCCTGGTGGTCGGCAACGGCAACGTCGCGATCGACGTCGCCCGCATTCTGGTCACCGACCCCGACGTGCTGGCGCTCACCGACATCGCCGACCATGCGCTGGAGTCGCTGCGGCCCCGCGGGGTCGAAGAGGTGGTGATCATCGGCCGGCGCGGTCCGCTGCAGACGGCATTCACCACCCTGGAGTTGCGCGAACTGGGCGAGCTCGAGGGGGTCGACGTGATCGTCGACCCGGCCCAGTTCGAGGGCATCACCGACGAGGACGCCGAGGCGGCGGGCAAGACCACCAAACAGAACATCAAGGTGCTGCGGGGCTACGCGGAGCGCGAGCCGCGCCCGGGCCATCGCCGGATCGTGTTCCGGTTCCTGACCTCTCCGATCGAGATCAAGGGCGAGGAGCGTGTCGAGCACATCGTGCTGGGCCGCAACGAGTTGGTCACCGACGAGAGCGGCTGGGTGTCGGCCAAGGACACCGGTGAGCGCGAAGAACTGCCGGTGCAGTTGGTCGTCCGTTCGGTCGGGTACCGCGGTGTCCCGACGCCGGGCCTGCCGTTCGACGAGAAGCGCGGCACGATCCCCAACACCGGCGGCCGCGTCGAAGGCAGTCGTAATGAGTATGTCGTCGGCTGGATCAAGCGCGGGCCCACCGGCGTGATCGGCACCAACAAGAGCGACTCTCAGGAGACCGTCGACACGTTGATCGCCGATCTGGCAGGTGCTGAAGTGGCCGACTTCCCCGACGACCACGCCGACCAGCTCTCCGCCTGGCTTAGTGAGCGGCAGCCCAAGGTGATCACCTCCGAGCACTGGGACGTCATCGACCAGTTCGAGCGGACGGCCGGTGAGCCGCACGGACGACCCCGGGTCAAGCTGCCGAACCTCGCGCGGCTGCTGCACATCGGGCACGGCTGA
- the prfB gene encoding peptide chain release factor 2 has translation MEPDRQADIAALDSTLTTVERVLDVEGLRSRIEKLEQEASDPNLWDDQARAQKVTSELSHTQGELRRVEELRQRLDDLPVLYELAAEEEGPAADAALVEADAELKALRADIEATEVRTLLSGEYDEREALVTIRSGAGGVDAADWAEMLMRMYIRWAEQHKYPVEVFDTSYAEEAGIKSATFAVHAPFAYGTLSVEQGTHRLVRISPFDNQSRRQTSFAEVEVLPVVETTDHIEIPEGDLRVDVYRSSGPGGQSVNTTDSAVRLTHIPTGIVVTCQNEKSQLQNKVSALRVLQAKLLERKRSEERAELDALKGDGGSSWGNQMRSYVLHPYQMVKDLRTEFEVGNPAAVLDGDIDGFLEAGIRWRNRKDDD, from the coding sequence GTGGAACCTGACCGTCAAGCAGACATCGCCGCACTTGACTCCACCCTCACCACGGTGGAGAGGGTGCTTGACGTCGAGGGTCTGAGAAGCCGCATCGAAAAACTCGAGCAGGAAGCGTCCGACCCGAACCTCTGGGACGACCAGGCCCGCGCTCAGAAGGTGACCAGCGAACTGTCGCACACCCAGGGCGAATTGCGCCGGGTAGAGGAGCTGCGTCAGCGCCTCGACGACCTGCCGGTGCTGTACGAACTGGCCGCCGAAGAAGAGGGCCCGGCCGCCGACGCCGCACTCGTCGAAGCCGACGCCGAGCTGAAGGCGCTGCGCGCCGACATTGAGGCCACCGAGGTACGCACTTTGCTGTCCGGTGAGTACGACGAACGTGAGGCGTTGGTCACAATCCGCTCCGGCGCCGGCGGGGTCGACGCCGCGGACTGGGCCGAGATGCTGATGCGGATGTATATCCGCTGGGCAGAGCAGCACAAGTACCCCGTTGAGGTGTTCGACACGTCCTACGCCGAAGAGGCCGGCATCAAGAGCGCGACGTTCGCCGTGCACGCGCCGTTCGCCTACGGCACCCTGTCGGTGGAACAGGGCACCCACCGGCTGGTGCGAATCAGCCCGTTCGACAACCAAAGTCGACGTCAGACGTCTTTCGCGGAGGTCGAAGTGCTGCCCGTGGTGGAGACCACCGACCACATCGAAATTCCGGAAGGCGACCTCCGCGTCGACGTCTACCGGTCCAGCGGTCCCGGGGGCCAGTCGGTCAACACGACCGACTCGGCGGTTCGACTCACACACATCCCAACCGGTATCGTCGTGACTTGCCAGAACGAGAAGTCGCAACTGCAGAACAAAGTTTCAGCGTTACGAGTGCTTCAGGCAAAGTTGTTGGAGCGCAAGCGTTCCGAAGAACGCGCGGAGCTGGACGCCTTGAAAGGCGACGGCGGCAGCTCCTGGGGAAATCAGATGCGGTCATACGTGCTGCACCCCTACCAGATGGTCAAGGATCTGCGTACCGAGTTTGAGGTGGGCAACCCCGCGGCCGTCCTGGACGGAGACATCGACGGGTTCCTGGAAGCGGGAATCCGGTGGCGCAACAGAAAAGATGACGACTAA